The following proteins come from a genomic window of Rhinoraja longicauda isolate Sanriku21f chromosome 4, sRhiLon1.1, whole genome shotgun sequence:
- the rnf139 gene encoding E3 ubiquitin-protein ligase RNF139: MSVQWVSMGSHLRGVLDVALRVPCIFLIDAILNFYFDADEPLPVVARQVSRRLLGLLVSCVVLILSQRALFRLYVFGCVVLLATTSVLINYYTTVHTDVYNAHYPTVIGMQLLPRNGPTLWLALIAVQLTLGIGYVTLLTIPSIFSALTVVNFLLPILGLALELPDDFQNLLVAFSGMYITAQTLLYITMNLKWFYYTVRYVYLLVRHMYRIYGLQVIVEDTWKRIRFPDVLRVFWLTRLMAQAIILVYVVKVTEGDSENKSYFISWNDSWEVLCNLIISGCDSTLTVLGMSAVISSLAHYLGLGILAFIGSTEEEDKRLGFVAPVLFFILALQTGLSGLEPEERLVRLSRNMCLLLTAILHFIHGMTDPVLMSLGASHVSSFRRHLPVLLVSISLFILPIILSCTLWQVHTLNTWLFAVTAFCVELCLKVIVSLTVYTLFIIDGYYNVLWEKLDDYIYYVRSTGNVIEFIFGVIMFGNGAYTMMFESGSKIRACMMCLHAYFNIYLQAKNGWKTFINRRTAVKKINSLPEIRGNSLHDIGDVCAICYQEFTTSARITPCNHYFHALCLRKWLYIQDTCPMCHQGVYIEENQNESAVFVNNNGNVPQHQQVVDHLVMADAAVDADSDLNEDNDSIEYDEEEWATQNGNVGVVDEYLDDDTDASDE; this comes from the coding sequence GTCTTTTAGTATCGTGTGTTGTTCTGATCCTATCGCAAAGAGCTCTCTTCAGACTGTACGTGTTTGGCTGCGTGGTTCTACTTGCTACAACCTCTGTCCTTATAAACTACTACACGACTGTCCACACAGACGTCTACAATGCGCACTACCCTACAGTGATTGGGATGCAGCTGTTGCCGCGTAATGGTCCAACACTCTGGTTGGCGCTCATTGCTGTTCAGCTCACACTTGGTATTGGATATGTAACGTTGCTCACTATTCCATCAATTTTTTCTGCATTAACTGTGGTAAATTTCCTACTGCCTATACTGGGTCTGGCCTTGGAGTTACCAGACGACTTTCAGAATCTGTTAGTTGCCTTTTCAGGCATGTATATAACAGCACAGACTTTACTTTACATTACAATGAATTTAAAATGGTTTTATTATACAGTAAGGTATGTTTATTTGCTGGTACGACATATGTATCGTATCTATGGATTACAAGTTATTGTGGAAGATACATGGAAGAGGATTCGTTTCCCTGATGTATTAAGAGTTTTCTGGTTGACTCGGCTAATGGCACAAGCCATCATTTTAGTTTACGTTGTTAAAGTAACGGAAGGTGACTCTGAGAACAAAAGTTATTTTATTTCCTGGAACGACAGTTGGGAAGTGCTCTGCAATCTTATAATAAGTGGTTGTGATTCAACATTGACTGTTCTTGGCATGAGTGCAGTCATTTCATCGTTAGCACATTATCTGGGACTTGGAATCTTGGCTTTCATTGGGTCTACCGAGGAAGAAGACAAACGATTGGGGTTTGTAGCtccagttttattttttattttggcGCTACAGACAGGTTTGAGTGGACTGGAACCTGAAGAAAGACTAGTTCGCCTTAGTCGAAATATGTGCCTTCTGTTGACTGCAATCCTGCATTTCATTCATGGAATGACAGATCCTGTGCTCATGTCACTTGGTGCCTCCCATGTTTCCTCCTTCAGAAGACACTTGCCTGTTCTCTTGGTTTCCATTAGCCTTTTCATTCTTCCAATTATACTCAGCTGCACCTTGTGGCAGGTCCACACATTGAACACTTGGTTGTTTGCTGTGACAGCGTTCTGTGTTGAATTGTGCTTAAAAGTAATTGTTTCCCTTACTGTGTATACTTTGTTTATAATTGATGGATATTACAATGTGCTGTGGGAAAAACTAGATGATTATATTTACTATGTTCGTTCAACAGGGAACGTTATCGAGTTCATTTTTGGAGTTATAATGTTTGGAAATGGAGCGTACACAATGATGTTTGAATCTGGGAGTAAAATCCGTGCCTGTATGATGTGCTTACATGCTTACTTTAACATTTATTTGCAAGCTAAGAATGGATGGAAAACATTTATAAATCGGAGGACTGCTGTTAAGAAAATTAATTCTTTGCCAGAAATAAGAGGCAATAGTCTGCATGACATTGGTGATGTGTGTGCAATTTGCTACCAAGAGTTCACTACTTCAGCACGTATTACACCTTGCAATCATTATTTCCATGCGCTTTGCCTGCGCAAATGGTTGTACATTCAGGATACATGCCCCATGTGCCATCAAGGAGTGTACATTGAGGAGAACCAGAATGAAAGTGCAGTATTTGTCAATAATAATGGAAATGTTCCCCAGCACCAACAAGTGGTGGATCACTTAGTGATGGCAGATGCTGCTGTTGATGCTGACAGTGATCTCAATGAAGACAATGATAGCATTGAATATGAtgaagaggagtgggcaactcaGAATGGCAATGTCGGGGTGGTGGATGAGTACCTTGATGATGATACAGATGCAAGTGATGAATGA